The following are encoded in a window of Streptomyces sp. SAT1 genomic DNA:
- the lpdA gene encoding dihydrolipoyl dehydrogenase: protein MTHFDVLVLGAGPGGYVAAIRAAQLGKSVAVVEEKYWGGVCLNVGCIPSKALLRNAEIAHILTQEKKTFGISGDATMDFGVTHRRSRSVAEASAKGVHYLMKKNKITEIDGWGTLTGPKSVDVRSADGTTASYSCDNLIIATGAQVRMLPGMRKSANVVTYEEQILDEELPRSVVIGGSGAIGVEFAYVLRNFGVEVTIVEFLDRMVPTEDADVSKELLRHYRKLGVEVLLSTKVDSVEDTGSGVRVTVSPAAGGESRVLEADRMLAAFGFAPRVEGYGLEAAGVQLTERGAVAVDARGRTNVQGVYAIGDVTGKLMLAHTAEAMGVVAAETIAGAETQEIDFAMIPRATFCQPQIASFGYSEAQARELGHDVKVAQFPFSANGKARGMAEGVGFVKIVADARHNEILGAHMIGPEVTELLPALTLAQMWDLTADEVARNVFAHPTLSEAMKEAVEGIAGHMINL, encoded by the coding sequence ATGACGCACTTTGATGTCCTCGTCCTCGGCGCAGGCCCCGGTGGATACGTCGCCGCCATCCGCGCAGCCCAGCTCGGCAAGTCAGTGGCGGTCGTCGAAGAGAAGTACTGGGGCGGTGTCTGCCTGAACGTGGGATGCATCCCGTCGAAGGCGCTGCTGCGCAACGCCGAGATCGCCCACATCCTCACGCAGGAGAAGAAGACCTTCGGCATCAGCGGCGACGCCACCATGGACTTCGGCGTCACCCACCGGCGCAGCCGCTCCGTGGCCGAGGCCAGTGCCAAGGGCGTGCACTACCTGATGAAGAAGAACAAGATCACCGAGATCGACGGGTGGGGCACGCTCACCGGTCCCAAGTCGGTGGACGTCAGGAGCGCCGACGGCACGACGGCCTCGTACAGCTGCGACAACCTGATCATCGCCACCGGTGCGCAGGTCAGGATGCTGCCCGGGATGCGCAAGAGCGCCAACGTGGTCACCTACGAGGAGCAGATCCTGGACGAGGAGCTGCCGCGCTCCGTCGTCATCGGCGGCTCCGGCGCGATCGGCGTCGAGTTCGCCTATGTGCTGCGCAACTTCGGCGTCGAGGTGACCATCGTCGAGTTCCTCGACCGCATGGTGCCCACCGAGGACGCCGATGTCTCCAAGGAACTGCTGCGGCACTACCGCAAGCTGGGCGTCGAGGTCCTGCTCTCCACCAAGGTGGACTCGGTGGAGGACACCGGCTCCGGCGTACGGGTGACGGTCAGCCCGGCCGCCGGCGGCGAGTCGCGCGTGCTGGAGGCGGACCGGATGCTCGCCGCGTTCGGCTTCGCGCCGCGCGTGGAGGGCTATGGCCTGGAGGCGGCCGGGGTGCAGCTCACCGAGCGCGGTGCCGTCGCGGTCGACGCCCGCGGACGCACCAATGTGCAGGGCGTCTACGCCATCGGCGACGTGACCGGCAAGCTGATGCTGGCCCACACCGCCGAGGCCATGGGCGTCGTCGCGGCCGAGACCATCGCCGGGGCCGAGACGCAGGAGATCGACTTCGCGATGATCCCGCGGGCGACCTTCTGCCAGCCGCAGATCGCCTCGTTCGGCTACTCGGAGGCGCAGGCCCGCGAGCTGGGCCACGACGTCAAGGTCGCGCAGTTCCCGTTCTCCGCCAACGGCAAGGCCCGCGGCATGGCCGAGGGCGTCGGCTTCGTCAAGATCGTGGCGGACGCCCGGCACAACGAGATCCTGGGCGCCCACATGATCGGTCCCGAAGTGACCGAACTGCTGCCCGCGCTGACGCTCGCCCAGATGTGGGACCTGACCGCCGACGAGGTCGCCCGCAACGTCTTCGCCCACCCGACGCTGTCGGAGGCGATGAAGGAAGCCGTCGAGGGCATCGCCGGACACATGATCAACCTCTGA
- a CDS encoding GlxA family transcriptional regulator, translating into MSASHLRRVAVLVLDGAKPLDVGIPAQVFTTRASMPYEVRVCGAAPGLVTGGDGLSYHVAHGLDALAWADVVFVPGYRFPDRDDPPGPVVDALVAAHRRGARLAAISTGAFALAATGLLDGRRATTHWHYTRALAARHPLVRVDENVLFVDEGSVLTSAGAASGIDLCLHMLRGDLGVAASNHAARRLVAAPYRSGGQAQYVPRSVPEPLGERFAATREWALHRLGEPLTLEALARHAAVSPRTFSRRFAEDTGYTPMQWIVRARVDMARELLERSELGVEQIAAAVGLGTGANLRLHFQRVLGTTPSEYRRTFTRGE; encoded by the coding sequence GTGTCCGCCTCCCACCTGCGCCGTGTCGCCGTCCTCGTGCTCGACGGTGCCAAGCCGCTCGACGTCGGCATCCCCGCGCAGGTGTTCACCACCCGCGCCAGCATGCCGTACGAGGTACGTGTGTGCGGCGCGGCTCCCGGGCTCGTGACCGGAGGCGACGGCCTGTCGTACCACGTCGCCCACGGTCTGGACGCGCTCGCGTGGGCCGACGTCGTGTTCGTCCCCGGCTACCGGTTCCCGGACCGCGACGACCCGCCCGGACCGGTGGTGGACGCCCTGGTCGCCGCCCACCGGCGGGGCGCGCGGCTCGCGGCCATCTCCACGGGCGCCTTCGCGCTGGCCGCCACGGGACTGCTCGACGGCAGACGGGCCACGACGCACTGGCACTACACGCGGGCGCTCGCCGCCCGGCATCCGCTGGTGCGGGTCGACGAGAACGTGCTGTTCGTCGACGAGGGCAGCGTCCTGACCTCGGCGGGCGCCGCCTCCGGCATCGACCTGTGCCTGCACATGCTGCGCGGCGACCTCGGGGTGGCCGCGTCCAACCACGCGGCGCGACGGCTGGTGGCGGCCCCCTACCGCAGCGGCGGCCAGGCGCAGTACGTGCCGCGCAGCGTGCCCGAGCCGCTGGGCGAGCGGTTCGCCGCCACCCGCGAGTGGGCGCTGCACCGGCTGGGCGAGCCGCTGACGCTGGAGGCGCTGGCCCGGCACGCGGCGGTCTCGCCGCGCACGTTCTCGCGGCGGTTCGCCGAGGACACCGGGTACACCCCGATGCAGTGGATCGTACGGGCCCGCGTCGACATGGCACGGGAGCTGCTGGAGCGTTCGGAGCTGGGCGTCGAGCAGATCGCCGCCGCCGTCGGCCTGGGCACCGGCGCGAATCTGCGCCTGCACTTCCAGCGGGTCCTGGGCACCACACCCAGCGAGTACCGGCGCACCTTCACCCGGGGCGAGTGA
- a CDS encoding lanthionine synthetase LanC family protein translates to MASETLPPVTVREQVRAHAVRCLEEWTAAPGGTGHPCDPGIPVLAGLVAEDPRDGDTARAAVAVWARTAGRGPAHPALHDGGLAGTLVGLRLGARLHPALDQVADRLAAHLGTRPPEYRTHDVAFPDYDLISGPAGTLLALCAGRPRPDALRPLAAHLALLCDENELPRLRAGQYEGHPHLAWTQGRINTGMGHGVAGVVTALTAAVRRLAPDPALTAALTRAAAWLVRQAHDDERGIRTWPEAGPDPSPTPAARPRQAWCYGTPGAAWALWDAGDALDDPVTADWALAAFRTLADHYDEDFHLFGGTPADRLGLCHGAAGVLCVADALYRHAGLPAAGALAERLVHHLAARLPGVPHDAWPADLLGGLPGVLSALLTATGPASSRAWLPCLGLR, encoded by the coding sequence ATGGCGTCCGAGACCCTCCCGCCGGTCACCGTCCGCGAGCAGGTGCGGGCCCACGCCGTCCGCTGTCTCGAGGAGTGGACCGCGGCGCCCGGCGGCACCGGGCACCCCTGCGACCCCGGGATCCCCGTACTGGCGGGGCTCGTCGCGGAGGACCCCCGCGACGGCGACACCGCCCGTGCCGCGGTGGCCGTCTGGGCACGCACCGCCGGACGGGGCCCGGCCCACCCCGCCCTGCACGACGGCGGCCTCGCCGGCACCCTCGTCGGACTGCGTCTGGGCGCCCGCCTCCACCCGGCCCTCGACCAGGTCGCCGACCGGCTCGCCGCGCATCTGGGCACCCGGCCGCCCGAGTACCGCACCCACGACGTCGCCTTCCCCGACTACGACCTGATCTCCGGCCCCGCCGGAACACTCCTCGCGCTGTGCGCGGGCCGGCCGCGGCCCGACGCGCTGCGCCCGCTCGCCGCCCACCTCGCGCTCCTGTGCGACGAGAACGAACTGCCCCGGCTGCGCGCCGGACAGTACGAGGGGCATCCCCATCTCGCCTGGACGCAGGGCCGGATCAACACCGGCATGGGGCACGGCGTCGCCGGTGTGGTCACGGCGCTCACCGCCGCCGTGCGCCGTCTCGCCCCGGACCCGGCGCTCACCGCCGCGCTCACCCGGGCCGCCGCCTGGCTCGTCCGCCAAGCCCACGACGACGAACGCGGCATCCGCACCTGGCCGGAGGCCGGGCCCGACCCGTCGCCCACGCCCGCCGCCCGGCCCCGGCAGGCGTGGTGCTACGGCACACCGGGCGCGGCCTGGGCCCTGTGGGACGCCGGCGACGCCCTGGACGACCCGGTGACCGCCGACTGGGCCCTGGCCGCCTTCCGCACACTCGCCGACCACTACGACGAGGACTTCCACCTCTTCGGCGGCACGCCCGCCGACCGCCTCGGCCTGTGCCACGGCGCCGCGGGCGTGCTGTGCGTCGCCGACGCCCTGTACCGGCACGCCGGGCTGCCCGCCGCCGGGGCGCTCGCGGAACGCCTCGTCCACCATCTGGCCGCCCGGCTGCCCGGCGTACCCCACGACGCGTGGCCGGCCGACCTGCTGGGCGGCCTGCCCGGCGTGCTGAGCGCCCTGCTCACCGCCACCGGCCCGGCCTCCTCCCGCGCCTGGCTGCCCTGCCTGGGCCTGCGCTGA
- a CDS encoding class F sortase, whose translation MAIQRPPQPDRSGTGTAPRRARLRLLWPVAAVGFGLVLIHQSLGAAPVTSLRQPDRPAAIASRAPSAAQPEPSTGTDDGALPRSAPTRISIPEISVDAPFTKLSLDASGQLAPPPADDTNLVGWYQGGAAPGERGASIVVGHVDTTTGPAVFVGLDALKAGDHVDITREDGIVARFAVDAVDTFSKANFPDDEVYADTPTPELRLITCGGTFNRTSKDYESNVVVFAHLESSSQS comes from the coding sequence ATGGCTATCCAGCGTCCGCCCCAGCCGGACCGGTCCGGGACAGGGACCGCACCACGCCGTGCCCGGCTGCGCCTGCTGTGGCCCGTGGCAGCGGTCGGGTTCGGACTGGTGCTCATCCACCAGTCCCTGGGTGCCGCCCCGGTGACCAGCCTGCGGCAGCCGGACAGGCCCGCGGCGATCGCCTCCCGGGCGCCCTCGGCCGCACAGCCGGAACCGTCCACCGGGACCGACGACGGAGCACTGCCCCGCTCGGCCCCGACCCGGATCTCCATCCCGGAGATCTCCGTGGACGCGCCGTTCACCAAGCTGTCCCTCGACGCGAGCGGCCAACTGGCGCCGCCCCCCGCCGATGACACCAACCTCGTCGGCTGGTACCAGGGCGGAGCCGCGCCCGGTGAGCGCGGCGCGTCGATCGTGGTCGGCCACGTCGACACCACCACCGGCCCCGCGGTCTTCGTCGGCCTCGACGCCCTCAAGGCCGGCGACCATGTCGACATCACCCGCGAGGACGGCATCGTCGCCCGGTTCGCCGTCGACGCGGTGGACACCTTCAGCAAGGCGAACTTCCCCGACGACGAGGTGTACGCCGACACCCCGACGCCCGAACTGCGGCTGATCACCTGCGGCGGCACCTTCAACCGCACCAGCAAGGACTACGAGTCCAACGTGGTCGTCTTCGCCCACCTCGAATCCAGCTCGCAGTCCTGA
- a CDS encoding SAM-dependent methyltransferase encodes MTHPANTSGSAAHPRIDTSVPHSARIWNYWLGGKDNYPVDEEAGDAYTAVFPGIVTIARSSRAFLRRTITHLVAEAGIRQFLDVGTGLPTADNTHEVAQRIAPETRIVYVDNDPMILAHARALLYSTPEGATAYVDADVLDTDRILAQAARTLDLTRPTALILSNILGHVPDHGQARGIVTRLTDALPSGSYLSVNDGSLGVDPVFERAQQAYNDSGAAPYVLRTVEAITAYFDGLDLLEPGVVPVPLWRPEPADAAPEPIAEHGGLARKP; translated from the coding sequence ATGACCCACCCCGCGAACACTTCCGGATCCGCGGCACACCCCAGGATCGACACCTCCGTGCCGCACTCGGCGCGGATCTGGAACTACTGGCTGGGCGGCAAGGACAACTACCCCGTCGACGAGGAGGCCGGCGACGCCTACACGGCCGTCTTCCCCGGCATCGTCACCATCGCCCGCAGCAGCCGCGCCTTCCTGCGGCGCACCATCACCCATCTGGTCGCCGAGGCGGGCATCCGGCAGTTCCTCGACGTCGGGACCGGCCTGCCGACGGCCGACAACACCCACGAGGTCGCCCAGCGCATCGCCCCCGAGACACGGATCGTCTACGTCGACAACGACCCGATGATCCTGGCGCACGCCCGCGCCCTGCTGTACTCCACGCCCGAGGGCGCGACCGCCTACGTCGACGCCGATGTGCTGGACACGGACCGGATCCTCGCCCAGGCGGCCCGGACGCTGGACCTCACCCGGCCCACGGCCCTGATCCTGAGCAACATCCTGGGACACGTCCCCGACCACGGGCAGGCACGCGGGATCGTCACCCGTCTGACGGACGCGCTCCCCTCCGGCAGCTACTTGTCCGTCAACGACGGTTCGCTGGGCGTCGATCCGGTCTTCGAGCGGGCGCAGCAGGCCTACAACGACAGCGGCGCCGCCCCGTACGTGCTGCGCACCGTCGAGGCGATCACGGCCTACTTCGACGGGCTGGACCTGCTGGAGCCCGGGGTGGTCCCCGTCCCGCTGTGGCGGCCGGAGCCCGCGGACGCGGCCCCGGAGCCCATCGCCGAGCACGGCGGTCTCGCGCGCAAGCCGTGA
- a CDS encoding endonuclease/exonuclease/phosphatase family protein yields MAALALTAAATLAAASPGAAAARPQTGAPPTGAPQGAPPVPLRVATYDIHAGAGEDGVLDLDRTARAIGALHADVIGLQEVDVRRGERSAYTDEARELARRLRMRVFFAPLYDLPAGPGHAARRRFGVAVLSRLPLVSAGNHTVPAADVGPKVLVGDFNAEPGAPELARLWGPLADAAPQGGKTCPAGAPDRRIDVVAVSPKVAVAGVREAVTTASDHRPVVAGLLVRRPRP; encoded by the coding sequence CTGGCCGCCCTGGCGCTCACCGCCGCGGCCACGCTCGCGGCGGCCTCCCCCGGCGCCGCCGCGGCGCGCCCGCAGACCGGGGCGCCGCCCACCGGGGCGCCGCAGGGCGCCCCGCCGGTGCCGTTGCGGGTGGCCACCTACGACATCCACGCCGGTGCGGGCGAGGACGGCGTCCTCGACCTCGACCGCACCGCGCGGGCGATCGGCGCGCTGCACGCCGATGTGATCGGCCTTCAGGAGGTCGACGTGCGCCGGGGTGAGCGCAGCGCGTACACCGACGAGGCGCGCGAACTGGCCCGGCGGCTGCGCATGCGGGTGTTCTTCGCGCCCCTCTACGACCTGCCCGCCGGCCCGGGGCACGCGGCGCGGCGGCGGTTCGGTGTCGCGGTGCTCAGCCGCCTGCCGCTGGTGAGCGCCGGGAACCACACCGTGCCGGCCGCGGACGTGGGCCCGAAGGTGCTGGTCGGGGACTTCAACGCGGAGCCCGGCGCGCCCGAACTGGCCCGGCTGTGGGGGCCGCTGGCCGACGCCGCCCCGCAGGGCGGCAAGACCTGTCCGGCGGGCGCTCCCGACCGGCGGATCGATGTCGTGGCCGTCTCCCCCAAGGTCGCGGTGGCCGGGGTCCGCGAGGCGGTCACCACGGCCTCGGACCACCGGCCGGTCGTCGCCGGTCTGCTCGTACGGCGCCCGCGCCCCTGA
- a CDS encoding lantibiotic dehydratase yields MGRPTARIPAPTDTSGQALGNTALLRVAGMPCDAWTAGAAPHLFDAVLRHTDTAERLAERGRVLADRLGEEAVPHPALRAAERGAVLALRRRLHSGLPPRPADHLLLRDSAAVPAPLTEAVHDLLRRTEAAEETLAGLRQAIADEQERLAVRAWRTASDSPFLRAFLDSAAPGLADDVRRRLAAGEAWSSRRLRKRAAYLWRAMGRAAAKTTPRGWAGQIAALPVTAGDGGGPLLLPAGAALGALAAVAVENVHLVRTRPAPTELRTAPATLLLTPAPLHFTEPPAAAPGGAPGQVRCYVVDPREPGRLRQIVLRRTRALEGVLAVLADGPRPLGDLEAALATTAAPPGGPPMASTEVLRGFLQHLLALGVLQICRAPRRHCADWIPAAAVTTGAPLPRTPADTPGAPDTGHWFLDSYRRPHPRTRVPGAAAARVRDGLRIAARIAALCAADSPPDPPAQRPEFAGLTEQPRPVGEFLAERLPAEHPRPAPRHPTGWAPAHDPAGPYARLLGRLDAAARSGADRVSVDDALLDELGAPAAESALPCWPVDCLLRPLAPHEGRGPVAVLETASAAGVLDARFADGLRALHGGYGNSDAYRDFLAAVERRTGVRFVDLLVPPLNERSANAVRRPVTTRWWTGDPDPTPYYGPLTRHARYLPLDRISLRREGRRIVAEADGRRIVPVYHATRSPAPPYDTLVRLLLAASHPAASYLLRLDTLDAALPDRPVLPRLTAGDDLVLAPATWRVDRARLWQPGDDPLTKVRTLALLRRTAGLPRHAFVRTAPGAKPVPVDLASLTALHLLERLCAQQAGAFLLVEEMLPAPDGLLLRDPVHGGAAVAAQVLLRLPHDLSAGRLAESAARTLAGHDRHDVPGPPARRSAGAAITR; encoded by the coding sequence ATGGGCAGGCCGACGGCGCGGATCCCCGCGCCGACCGACACCTCCGGGCAGGCGCTCGGGAACACCGCGCTGCTGCGCGTCGCCGGAATGCCCTGCGACGCCTGGACCGCGGGCGCCGCCCCCCACCTGTTCGACGCCGTGCTGCGGCACACCGACACCGCCGAACGGCTCGCCGAGCGGGGCCGCGTGCTGGCCGACCGGCTGGGCGAGGAGGCCGTGCCCCACCCCGCGCTGCGGGCCGCCGAACGCGGCGCCGTCCTCGCCCTGCGGCGGCGGCTGCACTCCGGCCTCCCGCCGCGCCCCGCGGACCACCTGCTGCTGCGCGACTCGGCCGCCGTCCCCGCCCCGCTCACCGAAGCGGTCCACGACCTGCTGCGCCGCACCGAGGCGGCCGAGGAGACCCTGGCCGGACTGCGGCAGGCGATCGCGGACGAACAGGAGCGCCTCGCCGTCCGGGCCTGGCGGACCGCGAGCGACAGCCCGTTCCTGCGGGCCTTCCTCGACAGCGCCGCGCCGGGACTCGCCGACGACGTACGGCGCCGGCTCGCCGCGGGCGAGGCCTGGTCGAGCAGGCGGCTGCGCAAACGCGCGGCCTACCTGTGGCGGGCCATGGGCCGGGCCGCGGCGAAGACCACACCGCGCGGCTGGGCCGGCCAGATCGCCGCGCTCCCGGTCACCGCGGGCGACGGCGGCGGCCCGCTGCTGCTGCCCGCCGGGGCCGCGCTCGGCGCCCTGGCCGCCGTGGCCGTGGAGAACGTCCACCTGGTCCGCACCCGCCCCGCGCCCACCGAACTGCGCACCGCGCCCGCCACGCTGCTGCTGACCCCCGCCCCCCTGCACTTCACCGAACCGCCCGCCGCCGCTCCAGGCGGCGCCCCCGGCCAGGTCCGCTGCTACGTCGTCGACCCCCGCGAACCGGGACGGCTGCGGCAGATCGTGCTGCGCCGCACCCGTGCCCTGGAAGGCGTCCTCGCCGTCCTCGCCGACGGACCCCGCCCCCTCGGCGACCTCGAAGCCGCCCTGGCGACCACCGCCGCCCCGCCCGGCGGACCGCCGATGGCCTCCACCGAGGTGCTGCGCGGCTTCCTCCAGCACCTGCTCGCCCTCGGCGTCCTCCAGATCTGCCGGGCACCCCGCCGCCACTGCGCCGACTGGATCCCGGCCGCCGCCGTCACCACCGGAGCACCCCTGCCCCGTACCCCCGCGGACACCCCGGGCGCCCCGGACACCGGCCACTGGTTCCTCGACTCCTACCGCAGACCGCACCCGCGCACCCGCGTCCCCGGAGCCGCGGCCGCGCGCGTGCGCGACGGCCTGCGGATCGCGGCCCGCATCGCCGCCCTGTGCGCCGCCGACAGCCCCCCGGACCCGCCCGCCCAGCGCCCCGAGTTCGCCGGACTCACCGAACAGCCCCGTCCGGTCGGCGAGTTCCTCGCCGAACGGCTGCCCGCCGAACACCCGCGGCCCGCGCCGCGCCACCCCACCGGCTGGGCCCCCGCCCACGACCCCGCCGGCCCCTACGCCCGCCTCCTCGGCCGCCTGGACGCCGCCGCCCGCTCCGGCGCCGACCGCGTCTCGGTGGACGACGCCCTCCTCGACGAACTGGGCGCCCCCGCGGCCGAGTCCGCACTGCCCTGCTGGCCGGTCGACTGCCTGCTGCGCCCCCTCGCCCCCCACGAGGGACGCGGACCGGTCGCCGTGCTGGAGACCGCCTCGGCCGCCGGAGTGCTCGACGCCCGGTTCGCCGACGGCCTGCGCGCCCTCCACGGCGGCTACGGCAACAGCGACGCCTACCGCGACTTCCTGGCCGCCGTGGAGCGCCGCACCGGCGTCCGCTTCGTCGACCTGCTCGTGCCCCCGCTCAACGAGCGCTCCGCCAACGCCGTACGCCGCCCCGTCACCACCCGCTGGTGGACCGGCGACCCGGACCCCACCCCCTACTACGGGCCGCTCACCCGGCACGCCCGGTACCTCCCGCTGGACCGCATCAGTCTGCGCCGCGAGGGCCGGCGGATCGTCGCCGAGGCGGACGGCCGGCGCATCGTCCCCGTCTACCACGCCACCCGCTCGCCCGCCCCGCCCTACGACACCCTCGTGCGGCTGCTGCTCGCCGCGAGCCATCCCGCCGCCTCCTATCTGCTGCGCCTGGACACCCTGGACGCGGCGCTGCCCGACCGGCCCGTACTGCCGCGGCTGACCGCCGGGGACGACCTCGTGCTCGCCCCGGCCACCTGGCGCGTCGACCGCGCGCGCCTGTGGCAGCCGGGCGACGACCCGCTCACCAAGGTCCGCACCCTCGCGCTGCTGCGGCGCACCGCCGGCCTGCCCCGGCACGCGTTCGTCCGCACCGCGCCCGGCGCGAAGCCCGTGCCCGTGGACCTCGCCTCGCTGACCGCGCTGCATCTCCTGGAGCGGCTGTGCGCCCAACAGGCGGGCGCCTTCCTGCTGGTGGAGGAGATGCTCCCGGCCCCCGACGGCCTGCTGCTGCGCGACCCGGTGCACGGCGGCGCGGCCGTCGCCGCCCAGGTGCTGCTGCGGCTGCCGCACGACCTGAGCGCCGGCCGGCTCGCCGAGTCCGCCGCCCGCACACTCGCCGGCCACGACCGGCACGACGTCCCCGGCCCGCCCGCCAGGCGGTCCGCCGGGGCGGCCATCACCCGATGA
- the gap gene encoding type I glyceraldehyde-3-phosphate dehydrogenase, which yields MTRIAINGFGRIGRNVLRALLERDSPLEVVAVNDLTEPATLARLLAFDTTAGRLGRPVTVDGDALVVDGRRITVTAEREPARLPWAALGVDLVLEATGRFTSAAAARAHLDAGARKVLVGAPSDGADVTLAYGVNTDAYDPERHTIVSNASCTTNALAPLAAVLDELAGVEHGFMTTVHAYTQEQNLQDGPHRDARRARAAGVNIVPTTTGAAKAIGLVLPNLEGKLSGDSIRVPVPVGSIVELNTTVAREVTRDDVLAAYRAAAEGPLAGVLEYSQDPLVSSDITGNPASSIFDSALTRVDGRHVKVVAWYDNEWGFSNRVIDTLELLAGR from the coding sequence ATGACTCGCATCGCCATCAACGGATTCGGCCGCATCGGACGCAATGTGCTGCGCGCGCTGCTCGAACGCGACAGCCCCCTGGAGGTCGTCGCCGTCAACGACCTCACGGAGCCCGCCACGCTCGCGCGGCTGCTCGCCTTCGACACGACGGCCGGGCGGCTGGGCCGCCCGGTGACCGTGGACGGGGACGCCCTGGTCGTCGACGGCCGCCGCATCACGGTGACCGCCGAGCGTGAACCGGCGCGGCTGCCGTGGGCCGCGCTGGGCGTCGATCTGGTGCTGGAGGCGACCGGCCGGTTCACCTCGGCCGCGGCCGCCCGCGCCCATCTGGACGCCGGTGCCCGCAAGGTGCTCGTCGGCGCGCCCTCGGACGGCGCCGACGTCACCCTCGCCTACGGGGTCAACACCGACGCGTACGACCCCGAGCGGCACACCATCGTCTCGAACGCGTCCTGCACGACCAACGCGCTCGCGCCGCTCGCCGCGGTGCTGGACGAACTCGCCGGTGTCGAGCACGGATTCATGACGACGGTGCACGCCTACACGCAGGAGCAGAACCTCCAGGACGGCCCGCACCGCGACGCCCGCCGCGCCCGTGCCGCGGGCGTCAACATCGTGCCGACCACGACGGGCGCCGCGAAGGCGATCGGGCTGGTGCTGCCGAACCTCGAGGGCAAGCTGTCGGGCGACTCGATCCGCGTGCCGGTCCCGGTGGGCTCGATCGTCGAGCTGAACACGACCGTCGCCCGCGAGGTGACCCGCGACGACGTGCTGGCCGCCTACCGCGCCGCCGCCGAGGGGCCGCTCGCCGGTGTCCTGGAGTACTCGCAGGACCCGCTCGTCTCCTCGGACATCACCGGCAACCCCGCCTCCTCGATCTTCGACTCGGCCCTCACCCGGGTCGACGGCCGCCATGTCAAGGTGGTCGCCTGGTACGACAACGAGTGGGGCTTCTCCAACCGGGTGATCGACACGCTCGAACTGCTCGCCGGCCGCTGA
- a CDS encoding thiopeptide-type bacteriocin biosynthesis protein: MVQVERLLADCLDDARTAPMGTVPLDPEDAGYTAARRTFLTAGLHALRAHAPEAGWVQLNVRAEPAGWPRLYRRLSRTAGDLLGTGPARDFFFMHKPPGLRVRFHASHPSRAGELRTALTRRLDPANADAPWTRPVAEVYEPETYLFGGPRSMPHVHALFTADSLAWLDAHTAAAGGPAPADWRISLTLLGAVFEGLGIVGWEHRGIWQVVREETGRRLPGGLDEPDRRRAAEGIRAYWEQDPGSRLAALPEDWRDLLGPHTEEVRRAAERWRTHYFASGAATVGPRRAAAHHVIFHWNRGRLSTARQCLLTEALATDGHDGTD, from the coding sequence ATGGTGCAGGTCGAACGACTGCTGGCCGACTGCCTGGACGACGCGCGCACCGCTCCGATGGGCACCGTCCCGCTGGACCCCGAGGACGCCGGCTACACCGCGGCCCGCCGGACCTTCCTCACCGCGGGACTGCACGCCCTGCGCGCCCACGCGCCCGAGGCGGGCTGGGTCCAGCTCAACGTCCGGGCCGAGCCGGCCGGCTGGCCCCGCCTGTACCGGCGCCTCTCCCGGACCGCCGGCGACCTGCTCGGCACCGGACCCGCCCGCGACTTCTTCTTCATGCACAAGCCGCCCGGACTGCGCGTCAGGTTCCACGCCTCGCACCCCTCCCGGGCCGGGGAACTGCGCACCGCCCTCACCCGCCGCCTGGACCCGGCGAACGCGGACGCGCCCTGGACCCGGCCGGTCGCCGAGGTGTACGAACCGGAGACGTACCTCTTCGGCGGCCCCCGCTCCATGCCCCATGTGCACGCCCTGTTCACCGCCGACTCGCTGGCCTGGCTGGACGCCCACACCGCCGCCGCCGGCGGTCCCGCGCCCGCGGACTGGCGGATCTCCCTGACGTTGCTGGGCGCCGTCTTCGAGGGCCTCGGCATCGTCGGCTGGGAGCACCGCGGCATCTGGCAGGTGGTCAGGGAGGAGACCGGGCGCCGCCTGCCCGGCGGGCTCGACGAGCCGGACCGCCGCCGCGCCGCCGAGGGCATCCGCGCGTACTGGGAGCAGGACCCCGGATCCCGCCTCGCCGCCCTGCCGGAGGACTGGCGGGACCTGCTCGGCCCGCACACCGAGGAGGTGCGCCGGGCCGCCGAGCGCTGGCGCACCCACTACTTCGCCTCCGGCGCGGCCACCGTCGGCCCCCGCCGCGCCGCCGCCCACCACGTCATCTTCCACTGGAACCGCGGCCGGCTCTCCACCGCGCGGCAGTGCCTGCTCACGGAGGCGCTCGCCACCGACGGCCACGACGGGACGGACTGA